In Ptychodera flava strain L36383 chromosome 17, AS_Pfla_20210202, whole genome shotgun sequence, one genomic interval encodes:
- the LOC139115846 gene encoding uncharacterized protein, with protein sequence MLTREPVTMTTESDANANHAVMAKKATMDPASPTTVDGAPKSSTSDEVSRSDSFTFYGKRPSMTSTDGQDEEDPRYNARFYITKKNTPQNLCIRLRNTDFYVHREILQEKCGYFKNLLADGTFLGCPSLGRSDLYDFQEATNSPVSVRAFTTLLDYLYSGKLKVAIRAASELLDAAEFLSISLKPDLFDQPMEKYPWWANYEKMNTGKILAYRWGNSNRHPDICVRVEENFYLVHSAVITQRSRYFKAIISKDGKWKERLQLKRGRMIEFTAAPPTAYAFETVLDYIYCEKIFRQPVDHEEFEDLLDTKEYLGVDFDFECVRYRRRESVVPRKHSKELDGSQNSDMSPTHAQLPRDANLQLRDVSIARGIEDREKLVPLRSKLGLIITNKKQTEEKAILCLYDDETDVLRIVQVLPKEMQESGMHYKVITQNHLVCIVGDKRFLFSRRIVPVLLNTNASAWAKLPAKAVPSNYETSVLSLTETSDGRMKIVKACRPSDLKKELFSTSQKHSNYTLKPLRFDAIESCLCDDTVFILYYDSLDKSPFGVGYIVEVRPLCTDDEAESWSEIELSEPTFLSDMTKSKLTSDGREVFVVGVNPASHQLTIHRFDYRDTKELILVADTHCTKLMNSGIPGAITITDNWDAVQVVVINGNFYFLVYNRIFCYNVVNKRWRILSEARLSDDCKIAAFFQLPTTEQ encoded by the coding sequence ATGCTGACCCGAGAGCCGGTTACCATGACAACCGAAAGCGACGCCAACGCCAACCATGCTGTAATGGCAAAGAAAGCGACCATGGACCCGGCGTCGCCGACTACAGTCGACGGTGCGCCGAAGTCGTCGACCTCCGATGAGGTCTCTCGCAGCGACTCGTTCACTTTCTACGGCAAACGGCCGTCGATGACGTCAACGGACGGACAGGACGAAGAGGACCCCAGATACAACGCTCGATTCTACATCACCAAAAAGAACACGCCGCAGAACCTGTGCATTCGTCTGCGGAACACTGATTTCTACGTGCACAGGGAGATTTTGCAAGAGAAGTGCGGGTATTTCAAAAACCTGTTGGCCGATGGAACTTTCCTGGGCTGCCCCAGCCTCGGAAGGAGTGACTTATACGACTTTCAAGAGGCCACAAACTCGCCCGTCAGCGTCCGGGCTTTTACGACGCTGCTCGACTACCTGTACTCGGGTAAGCTGAAAGTCGCTATCAGAGCGGCGAGTGAGCTCCTGGACGCGGCCGAATTCCTATCTATCTCACTCAAGCCCGATCTGTTCGACCAGCCCATGGAAAAATACCCCTGGTGGGCAAACTACGAGAAAATGAATACTGGAAAAATCTTGGCCTACAGGTGGGGAAATTCTAACAGGCATCCGGATATTTGTGTGCGCGTCGAAGAAAATTTCTATTTGGTTCACTCAGCCGTAATTACCCAGCGGAGCCGGTATTTCAAGGCTATCATATCGAAAGACGGCAAATGGAAAGAGCGCCTTCAGTTGAAAAGGGGCCGAATGATCGAGTTCACGGCAGCTCCGCCGACGGCGTACGCCTTCGAGACTGTTCTCGACTACATCTACTGTGAGAAGATTTTCAGGCAACCCGTCGACCACGAAGAATTCGAGGACTTGCTCGATACAAAGGAGTACCTCGGTGTGGACTTCGACTTCGAGTGTGTGCGGTACAGACGCAGGGAGAGCGTGGTCCCCCGCAAGCACAGCAAGGAGTTGGACGGGTCCCAGAACTCGGACATGTCGCCCACGCACGCGCAGTTGCCGCGGGATGCGAACTTGCAACTGAGGGACGTTTCCATAGCGCGGGGCATCGAAGATAGAGAAAAACTGGTACCACTCAGGTCAAAACTAGGACTGATCATAACAAACAAAAAGCAGACAGAGGAGAAGGCTATCCTCTGCCTCTACGATGATGAGACCGACGTCCTGCGCATTGTGCAGGTTTTGCCGAAGGAAATGCAAGAATCAGGAATGCACTACAAGGTCATTACCCAGAATCACCTGGTTTGTATCGTCGGTGACAAGCGTTTCCTATTCTCAAGACGGATTGTGCCGGTACTCTTGAACACAAATGCGTCGGCTTGGGCTAAACTGCCGGCCAAGGCTGTGCCGTCTAACTATGAAACCTCCGTTCTGTCGCTGACGGAGACCTCCGACGGCCGAATGAAAATCGTGAAGGCGTGTCGCCCGTCTGACCTCAAGAAAGAGCTGTTTTCGACGTCGCAGAAGCACTCGAATTACACCCTGAAGCCGCTCCGCTTCGACGCCATCGAATCGTGCCTTTGCGACGACACAGTCTTCATACTTTACTACGACAGCCTGGACAAGTCTCCTTTCGGCGTCGGCTACATAGTGGAAGTGCGCCCCCTGTGCACGGACGACGAGGCGGAGAGTTGGTCCGAGATCGAACTCAGCGAGCCGACCTTCTTGAGCGACATGACGAAGTCGAAGTTAACCAGTGACGGGAGGGAGGTCTTTGTCGTCGGAGTCAACCCTGCGTCGCACCAGCTTACCATCCATCGTTTCGACTACCGCGACACGAAGGAACTCATCCTTGTGGCAGACACACACTGCACGAAACTGATGAATTCTGGGATACCGGGGGCGATCACCATCACTGACAATTGGGACGCTGTTCAGGTGGTCGTCATCAATGGCAATTTCTATTTCTTAGTCTACAACCGCATTTTCTGCTACAACGTCGTCAACAAAAGATGGCGAATTCTTAGCGAGGCGAGGCTCAGTGACGACTGTAAAATCGCGGCGTTCTTTCAGCTGCCGACAACAGAgcaatga